The proteins below come from a single Parageobacillus thermoglucosidasius genomic window:
- a CDS encoding aldo/keto reductase family protein → MKYRKLGRTGLKVSEISLGSWLTYGNSVEKETAIRVIDKAYELGINSFDTANVYAKGEAEKIVGEALRKYPRESYVLATKVYWPMGDGPNDRGLSRKHVFEQLHASLKRLQLDYVDIYYCHRYDSETPIDETLRTIDDLVRQGKVLYVGVSEWTAQQIQEALGTADKYLLDRIVVNQPQYNMFHRYIEKEIIPVCEQNGISQIVFSPLAQGVLTGKYKRGQKAPEGSRASDPKSNQFINDLLKEEILAKVEQLEKVAAELGITLSQLALAWVLRQPNVASALIGASRPEQVEENVKAVDVQLTEDVLAKIEQILA, encoded by the coding sequence ATGAAATACCGGAAGCTTGGAAGAACGGGGTTAAAAGTAAGTGAAATTAGTTTAGGCAGCTGGCTTACATATGGCAATTCGGTTGAAAAAGAAACGGCGATCCGCGTCATTGATAAAGCGTATGAGTTGGGAATCAACTCGTTTGACACGGCAAATGTGTACGCGAAAGGGGAAGCGGAAAAAATCGTCGGCGAAGCGTTGCGCAAGTATCCGCGCGAATCATACGTATTGGCGACGAAAGTGTATTGGCCGATGGGGGACGGCCCAAACGACCGCGGCTTGTCGCGGAAACATGTGTTTGAGCAGCTTCACGCCAGCTTGAAGCGCCTGCAGTTAGATTACGTTGATATTTATTATTGTCATCGCTATGATAGTGAAACACCGATCGATGAAACATTGCGCACGATTGATGACCTTGTCCGTCAAGGAAAAGTATTGTATGTCGGTGTCAGTGAATGGACGGCCCAGCAAATTCAAGAAGCGCTTGGCACGGCCGATAAATATTTATTGGACCGCATCGTCGTCAACCAGCCGCAATACAACATGTTCCACCGTTACATTGAAAAAGAAATTATTCCTGTCTGCGAACAAAACGGCATTAGCCAAATCGTTTTCTCGCCGCTGGCGCAAGGGGTGCTGACCGGGAAATATAAACGCGGGCAAAAAGCGCCGGAAGGAAGCCGGGCGAGCGATCCGAAGTCAAATCAGTTTATAAACGACTTACTAAAAGAAGAAATTCTTGCTAAAGTAGAACAACTGGAAAAAGTGGCCGCCGAGCTCGGCATCACCCTGTCCCAGCTGGCGCTTGCATGGGTATTGCGCCAGCCGAACGTCGCAAGCGCGTTAATTGGCGCAAGCCGGCCGGAACAAGTGGAAGAAAACGTCAAAGCCGTAGATGTCCAATTAACAGAAGATGTGCTTGCGAAAATTGAACAAATTCTTGCATAG
- a CDS encoding sigma-54-dependent Fis family transcriptional regulator, whose amino-acid sequence MGGSVYGCEEIVLRADQTLKEAVQLFICYEINEIPVIDHQRREIGRLTWKMLLKALADKWDDDTTIKALWNAQETAVEHIEEQPADVLSKSDTSVSELITEIQQLKLELQEAHSMVEMMKTVLDSAYEGIAVVDAQGIIREINKAYCQFLGIRREDAIGKHVTEVIENTRLHICIESGIPERGFIQKIFDQPMVVHRIPIWREGKVVGAIGMLIFQGVSEVYQIFQRVQELSRQASQKERQIKRAASPKKQISGLDSIVGRSPAIAEIKQMVRRAARVPSTVLITGESGTGKEVLAKAIHQSSPYVDGNFVSVNCAAIPESLLEAELFGYEEGAFTGAKKGGKPGKFQLAHKGTLFLDEIGDMPLYMQAKILRVLEEKKVERVGGVAEMELDVRIIAATNKNLEEMVQKGQFREDLFYRLNIIRIHIPALRERKMDIPYLLAYHMERICEQFGLKQKEFTKEAMQALMDYSWPGNIRELVNVVEWLVGMVDGQKIEKEHLPSHILSSALFIKNSHEREERKNSIEQTDAHWQDIVDYYEREKIKQALIEEKGNKAAAARKLGMHRSTLYEKLKKYNL is encoded by the coding sequence ATGGGCGGCAGCGTGTATGGCTGTGAAGAAATCGTGTTGCGTGCCGATCAGACGTTAAAAGAAGCGGTGCAGCTGTTTATCTGCTATGAGATAAACGAAATTCCGGTAATCGACCATCAGCGCCGGGAGATAGGTCGGTTGACATGGAAGATGCTACTAAAAGCGTTGGCGGACAAATGGGATGATGATACAACAATAAAGGCTCTATGGAACGCACAGGAAACGGCAGTGGAACATATAGAAGAACAGCCGGCCGATGTTCTGTCCAAAAGCGATACGTCCGTTTCGGAGTTGATCACCGAGATCCAGCAGCTGAAACTGGAATTGCAAGAGGCACATAGCATGGTGGAGATGATGAAAACTGTTCTTGATTCGGCATATGAAGGAATCGCTGTCGTGGACGCGCAAGGCATTATTCGGGAAATAAATAAGGCATATTGTCAGTTTCTCGGCATTCGCAGGGAAGACGCAATCGGAAAACATGTAACAGAAGTCATTGAAAATACGAGATTGCATATTTGTATTGAATCGGGTATCCCAGAAAGAGGATTTATTCAAAAAATTTTTGATCAGCCAATGGTTGTGCATCGCATTCCAATTTGGCGAGAAGGAAAAGTGGTCGGGGCAATTGGGATGCTTATTTTTCAAGGAGTTTCGGAAGTGTATCAAATTTTTCAGCGAGTACAAGAGCTATCGCGTCAAGCGAGTCAAAAAGAAAGGCAGATAAAACGTGCGGCTTCTCCAAAAAAACAAATTTCAGGTTTGGATAGCATTGTCGGTCGCAGCCCAGCGATAGCGGAAATAAAACAAATGGTGAGAAGAGCAGCACGTGTGCCATCTACTGTGTTAATTACCGGAGAAAGCGGAACGGGAAAAGAAGTGCTAGCGAAAGCGATTCACCAATCGAGTCCGTACGTTGACGGCAATTTTGTCAGCGTCAACTGTGCAGCAATTCCTGAATCGCTTCTCGAAGCGGAATTGTTTGGCTACGAAGAGGGAGCGTTTACCGGAGCGAAAAAAGGTGGAAAGCCGGGAAAGTTCCAGCTTGCCCATAAAGGGACGTTATTTTTAGACGAAATAGGTGACATGCCGCTATATATGCAAGCAAAAATCCTGCGAGTGTTAGAAGAGAAAAAAGTGGAACGAGTCGGTGGCGTGGCGGAAATGGAGCTAGATGTTCGCATCATCGCCGCTACGAATAAAAATTTAGAGGAAATGGTACAAAAAGGCCAGTTTCGCGAAGACCTTTTCTACCGACTCAATATTATTCGCATTCATATTCCTGCTTTGCGGGAGCGAAAAATGGACATCCCTTATTTGCTTGCCTATCATATGGAAAGGATTTGTGAACAGTTCGGTTTAAAACAAAAAGAATTCACAAAAGAGGCAATGCAAGCGCTTATGGATTATTCGTGGCCGGGAAATATTCGCGAGCTTGTCAATGTAGTGGAATGGTTGGTTGGAATGGTGGACGGGCAAAAAATCGAAAAGGAGCACTTACCTTCCCATATTCTTTCTTCTGCTTTGTTTATAAAAAACAGTCATGAAAGGGAAGAAAGAAAAAACAGCATTGAGCAAACAGATGCTCATTGGCAGGACATTGTTGATTATTATGAACGTGAAAAAATCAAGCAAGCATTAATTGAGGAAAAGGGAAATAAAGCTGCGGCAGCGAGAAAACTTGGCATGCATCGGTCTACACTTTATGAAAAACTAAAAAAATATAATCTATAA
- a CDS encoding iron-containing alcohol dehydrogenase, with amino-acid sequence MSQVYQLLMPNRILYGRGAFNEIGNQARLLGNKVLIISDPVMEKLGNVACCEDHLRKKALPFAKYTGVDTEPTDIHVKEALEVCRQEQCDVIIAIGGGSSIDTAKAVAVMMVNEGTISDYVGNAKPFANKPLPLIAVPTTAGTGSEITKVTVIIDTKTDVKMMISQPELLPAVAIVDPLLTVSCPPPVTAATGIDALCHAIEAYISRRAHPVTDVLALSAIEAIMGNLRQAYENGNDIAAREKMAIGAMVAGAAFSNASVTLVHGMSRPIGALFHVPHGVSNAMLLPGVLEFTKESAKERLAAIARLIKPEAKNASDEEAADALILEVKQLCRDLHIPNMKTWGIEKEQFDKAVDKMAADALASGSPENNPRVPTHEEIVQLYHFCYDYDFRSTHSISI; translated from the coding sequence ATGTCACAAGTGTATCAACTTCTCATGCCGAACCGGATTTTATATGGACGCGGTGCTTTTAACGAAATCGGGAATCAGGCGCGTCTACTCGGGAACAAAGTGCTGATTATCAGCGATCCAGTCATGGAGAAGCTCGGCAATGTCGCATGTTGTGAAGATCATTTACGAAAAAAAGCGCTTCCATTTGCCAAGTATACAGGGGTAGATACGGAGCCGACCGATATTCATGTTAAGGAAGCGCTCGAAGTTTGCCGCCAAGAGCAGTGTGATGTCATCATTGCCATTGGCGGAGGAAGCAGTATTGATACGGCAAAAGCGGTAGCAGTCATGATGGTGAATGAAGGAACGATTAGCGACTATGTGGGCAACGCCAAGCCGTTTGCGAACAAACCGCTTCCGCTCATTGCCGTTCCGACGACTGCAGGCACCGGTTCCGAGATCACGAAAGTTACAGTTATTATTGACACGAAAACGGACGTCAAAATGATGATTTCCCAGCCGGAATTATTGCCGGCTGTGGCGATTGTCGATCCGCTGTTAACCGTCTCATGCCCGCCGCCGGTTACCGCAGCAACAGGGATAGATGCGTTATGCCATGCGATCGAAGCCTATATTTCGCGGCGCGCCCATCCAGTGACTGACGTGTTGGCGCTATCGGCGATCGAAGCGATCATGGGAAATTTGCGCCAAGCGTATGAAAACGGCAACGATATTGCTGCGCGTGAGAAGATGGCAATCGGCGCGATGGTGGCAGGTGCTGCATTTTCCAATGCCTCAGTGACGCTTGTCCACGGGATGTCACGGCCGATCGGTGCACTCTTTCATGTTCCGCACGGCGTGTCGAACGCGATGCTGCTGCCGGGAGTGCTGGAATTTACAAAAGAGAGCGCGAAAGAAAGACTGGCGGCGATCGCCCGTCTGATCAAGCCGGAAGCAAAGAACGCCTCCGATGAAGAAGCGGCCGATGCGCTTATTTTGGAAGTGAAGCAGCTCTGCCGGGATCTCCATATTCCAAATATGAAAACATGGGGAATTGAAAAAGAACAATTTGACAAGGCTGTTGATAAAATGGCAGCTGATGCGCTAGCGAGCGGCAGCCCGGAAAATAACCCAAGAGTTCCAACCCATGAAGAAATTGTGCAACTCTATCATTTTTGCTATGATTATGATTTTCGTTCCACGCATTCAATATCGATCTAG